The Chloroflexota bacterium nucleotide sequence AAACTCAACCTTCCGGCGGGCGTAGATATAGAGATCAAACTGTAAGGATTTTGATCTCGAATGGGGAGCCGTTCACAAGATATCGGCGCCCCATTCGTTTGGTCAGAAGTAAGCGATAAACAGAAGAAGGAGGGAGGGCCGCCGGGCGTGAGGGAACCAGTCTAGACGCCAGGAACTTGGTCTCCTTGCCCGTGCCCCAAAAAGAAAAATGGCGATAAGAGAAGGGATGTTGGGCCGCAAGGTGGGCATGACCCAGATCTTCGATGAAAAAGGCGAGGTCGTGCCCGTCACAGTGATTGAGGCAGGGCCCTGCTACGTCACACAAATCAAAACCGTCGAACGCGACGGCTACAACGCGATTCAAATAGGCTTTGGCCAGGCCAAGCGGGTGAACAAGCCCCAGCGCGGCCACCTGAAGGAATTGCCACCCCTGCGCTACCTGCGCGAGGTGCGCACCGATGATGTGGAACGCTACCAGGTCGGGCAAGTGATAGATGTCAGCATCTTCCAGCCAGGAATGCTGGTGGACGTGATCGGCACCTCTAAGGGGAAGGGCTTCGCCGGAGTGGTCAAACGACATCACTTCAAGGGCGGTCCTCAAACCCACGGCCAATCGGATCGGCTGCGTGCTCCGGGGTCCATCGGTTCGGGTACTACGCCCGGCCATATCGTCAAGGGCCTGCGCATGGCTGGCCACATGGGCGACAGGCGCGTCGCTGTGCTAAATCTGCCCGTGCTCAGAGTGGACAAAGAGCGCAATCTGTTGGTTCTGCGCGGCAGCGTGCCTGGGGCGAAGAACGGCCTCTTGTTTATCCGCAAGGCTCGCAAGGT carries:
- the rplC gene encoding 50S ribosomal protein L3; this encodes MREGMLGRKVGMTQIFDEKGEVVPVTVIEAGPCYVTQIKTVERDGYNAIQIGFGQAKRVNKPQRGHLKELPPLRYLREVRTDDVERYQVGQVIDVSIFQPGMLVDVIGTSKGKGFAGVVKRHHFKGGPQTHGQSDRLRAPGSIGSGTTPGHIVKGLRMAGHMGDRRVAVLNLPVLRVDKERNLLVLRGSVPGAKNGLLFIRKARKVS